From a region of the Coffea arabica cultivar ET-39 chromosome 3e, Coffea Arabica ET-39 HiFi, whole genome shotgun sequence genome:
- the LOC113737995 gene encoding uncharacterized protein: MLLKMASLRSGGFLDPGWEHGVAQDEKKKKVRCNYCGKVVSGGIYRLKQHLARLSGEVTYCDKAPDEVCLKMRENLEGCRFSKKSRQVEYEEQSYLNFHAADDVEEEDHAGYKNKGKHLVSDKGLVINMTPLRSLGYVDPGWEYGVPQDERKKKVKCNYCEKIVSGGINRFKQHLARIPGEVAPCKSAPEEVYLKMKENMKWHRTGRRHRRPDTREISAFYMNSDNEEEEEQEVEAIHHLSSEKALLRDKRLGSDVRRAVKGMFHATSSESLSKRPRFDAISLKTPKTQIQASSKQPRAASSRKSRKEVVSAICKFFYHAGVPAHAANSPYFHKMLELVGQYGQDFVAPSSRVLSGRFLQDEIFTVRNYLAEYRASWAVTGCSVLADSWRDTQGRTLINILVSCPRGTYFVCSVDATNAVDDATYLFKLLDKVVEEMGEENVVQVITENTPSHQAAGKMLEEKRRNLFWTPCAAYCIDQMLSDFVKIKWVGECLEKGQRITKFIYNRMWLLTLMKKEFTGGQELLRPSVTRCASNFTTLQSLLDHRVGLKRMFQSNKWLSSRFSKLEEGKEVEKIVLSVSFWKRVQFVRKSVDPIVEVLQKVNGGDNLSISFIYNDMFRAKIAIKANHGDDARKYGPFWNVIDSHWNLLFHHPLYLAAYFLNPSYRYRPDFVPHPDVVRGLNACIVRLEADNTKRISASMQISDFGAAKADFGTDLAISTRTELDPAAWWQQHGINCLELQRIAVRILSQTCSSFGCEHNWSIFDQIYSQRHNHVAQKRLNDIIYVHYNLRLRERQIWKRSSDSISLDGVLEETLLYDWIVEREKQAVLEDEEILYSDMEHVETYENELDHDDGNAADSRKGSLEMVTVADIVEPLDVNPAHACGGCDDEGDTNFFDDDQSD, encoded by the exons ATGCTCTTGAAGATGGCGTCTCTTCGCTCTGGTGGATTCCTAGATCCTGGATGGGAGCATGGCGTGGCTCAAgatgagaaaaagaagaaagtcaGATGCAACTATTGTGGTAAAGTAGTCAGTGGTGGGATATATAGATTGAAGCAGCATTTGGCTCGGCTTTCTGGAGAAGTAACCTATTGTGACAAGGCCCCAGACGAAGTATGCctaaaaatgagagaaaaccTAGAAGGCTGCCGTTTCAGTAAGAAATCAAGGCAGGTGGAATACGAGGAACAATCTTATTTGAATTTCCATGCTGCTGACGACGTAGAGGAGGAAGATCATGCTGGATATAAGAACAAAGGGAAGCATTTGGTGAGTGACAAGGGTTTAGTGATTAACATGACTCCTCTCCGGTCGTTGGGCTATGTCGATCCTGGTTGGGAGTATGGCGTTCCGCAAGatgagaggaagaagaaggtgAAATGCAATTACTGTGAGAAAATAGTCAGTGGGGGAATTAACCGATTCAAACAGCACCTGGCTCGAATACCTGGAGAAGTTGCTCCTTGTAAAAGTGCTCCAGAAGAGGTATACCTCAAGATGAAAGAAAACATGAAATGGCATCGTACAGGGAGGAGGCACAGGCGACCTGATACTAGAGAAATTTCGGCTTTTTACATGAATTCAGAtaatgaagaagaggaagagcaAGAAGTAGAAGCCATACACCACTTGAGCAGTGAAAAAGCTTTACTTCGTGATAAAAGGTTGGGAAGTGATGTAAGAAGAGCTGTCAAAGGGATGTTTCACGCTACGAGTTCTGAATCTTTGTCAAAAAGACCAAGATTTGATGCCATTTCCCTAAAGACACCCAAAACTCAGATTCAAGCTTCTAGCAAGCAACCAAGAGCAGCTTCTAGCAGAAAATCCCGCAAGGAAGTTGTGTCTGCTATCTGCAAATTCTTCTACCATGCTGGTGTTCCTGCACATGCAGCAAACTCCCCCTATTTCCACAAGATGCTGGAGTTGGTGGGTCAATATGGACAAGATTTTGTGGCTCCTTCAAGCCGAGTTTTATCTGGGCGATTTTTGCAAGATGAAATATTCACTGTCAGAAACTACCTTGCTGAATACAGAGCTTCGTGGGCTGTTACAGGCTGTTCTGTTTTGGCAGACAGTTGGCGAGACACACAGGGTAGGACATTAATCAATATTTTGGTTTCTTGTCCTCGGGGAACATACTTTGTTTGTTCAGTTGATGCTACAAATGCTGTTGATGATGCAACATATTTGTTTAAGTTGCTCGACAAAGTGGTTGAAGAGATGGGTGAGGAAAATGTTGTCCAG GTTATTACTGAGAACACACCCAGTCATCAGGCTGCTGGGAAGATGCTTGAAGAGAAAAGGAGGAACCTGTTTTGGACCCCTTGTGCTGCCTATTGTATTGACCAAATGCTCTCGGattttgtgaaaataaaatgGGTGGGAGAATGCTTGGAGAAAGGCCAAAGGatcacaaaatttatttataatCGAATGTGGTTGCTGACGCTCATGAAAAAAGAATTTACAGGAGGGCAAGAACTTCTGAGGCCATCTGTCACTCGGTGTGCTTCAAATTTCACTACTCTGCAAAGTTTGTTGGACCATAGGGTTGGTCTTAAAAGAATGTTCCAATCGAACAAATGGCTTTCATCTCGGTTTTCAAAATTGGAGGAGGGTAAAGAAGTGGAGAAGATTGTATTGAGTGTCTCATTTTGGAAGAGGGTCCAGTTTGTCCGGAAATCAGTAGACCCCATAGTTGAAGTGCTTCAGAAGGTCAATGGTGGAGACAACctttccatttcattcatctATAATGACATGTTTAGGGCAAAGATTGCAATCAAAGCCAACCATGGTGATGATGCACGTAAATATGGGCCTTTTTGGAATGTGATAGACAGTCACTGGAATTTATTATTTCACCATCCACTTTATTTGGCTGCTTATTTCCTGAATCCATCCTATCGATACCGTCCTGATTTTGTCCCG CATCCAGATGTTGTACGTGGATTAAATGCATGCATTGTTAGGCTTGAAGCAGACAATACAAAGAGGATTTCTGCATCCATGCAG ATTTCTGACTTTGGTGCTGCCAAAGCTGATTTTGGAACTGACTTGGCCATTAGTACCAGGACAGAGCTTGATCCAG CTGCATGGTGGCAACAACATGGTATAAATTGCCTGGAGCTCCAACGGATAGCTGTGCGCATACTCAGTCAAACTTGCTCCTCTTTTGGTTGTGAACATAACTGGAGCATTTTCGATCAGATTTACAGCCAAAGGCACAATCATGTTGCCCAAAAAAGGTTAAATGACATAATCTATGTTCACTACAACTTGCGGCTTAGGGAGCGCCAGATATGGAAAAGGTCCAGTGACTCGATTTCCCTTGATGGAGTACTGGAAGAAACTTTATTGTATGACTGGATAGTGGAGAGGGAGAAGCAAGCCGTACTGGAAGATGAG GAAATCCTGTATAGTGACATGGAGCATGTGGAGACGTATGAGAACGAATTGGATCACGATGATGGAAATGCTGCAGACTCCAGAAAGGGATCCTTGGAGATGGTAACAGTGGCCGATATAGTGGAACCTTTGGACGTGAATCCTGCTCATGCCTGTGGAGGCTGTGACGATGAGGGTGATACGAATTTCTTTGACGATGACCAAAGCGATTAA
- the LOC113737781 gene encoding uncharacterized protein isoform X1: protein MGRNRVYGSLEEARAEKNRRSREQRAAARRGTKNDAPLGVCTLAVMAFNIHDPNAVNQPNMGVVESSLGSGSVLPFAENNAEHLRAENQGDVSRSAGNGASEVPTTNSDAGESSLHRRRRRTRRSVTNPLTTIITEPAVLLNNVEQFPTENKQNVCASIADGANEIPSTNLDAGEPPLRRQRRSRKRAMTDPLTTIATEPAVLPDVPSCPYCHAKRFHQEPPGFCCASGSKLITPLTLQFSRLIPIIVN, encoded by the exons ATGGGTCGAAATAGAGTATATGGAAGTTTAGAAGAGGCTCGTGCTGAGAAAAATCGAAGGAGCCGCGAGCAACGTGCTGCTGCTCGGCGTGGGACAAAGAATGATGCGCCATTAGGAGTGTGTACATTAGCTGTCATGGCTTTTAATATACATGACCCAAATGCTGTGAATCAGCCAAATATGGGCGTCGTTGAATCTTCATTAGGTTCGGGCTCAGTATTGCCATTTGCAGAGAACAATGCAGAGCACCTTCGAGCT GAAAATCAAGGAGATGTATCTAGGTCTGCTGGTAATGGTGCTAGCGAGGTTCCAACAACTAATTCAGATGCGGGTGAATCATCTTTGCATAGGCGACGTCGGCGTACAAGACGCTCTGTGACTAATCCATTGACCACAATAATTACAGAGCCTGCAGTATTGCTCAATAATGTAGAGCAATTTCCAACC gaaaataaacaaaatgtcTGTGCGTCTATTGCTGATGGTGCTAATGAGATTCCATCAACTAATTTAGATGCTGGTGAACCACCATTGCGTAGGCAGCGTCGGTCTAGAAAACGAGCTATGACTGATCCATTAACTACAATAGCTACAGAACCTGCTGTATTGCCTGATGTTCCAAGTTGTCCATATTGTCATGCAAAACGATTTCATCAGGAACCACCTGGTTTTTGCTGTGCCTCCGGTAGTAAATTAATTACTCCTCTCACACTCCAATTTTCCAGACTAATACCCATTATAGTAAATTAA
- the LOC113737781 gene encoding uncharacterized protein isoform X2, with protein sequence MGRNRVYGSLEEARAEKNRRSREQRAAARRGTKNDAPLGVCTLAVMAFNIHDPNAVNQPNMGVVESSLGSGSVLPFAENNAEHLRAENQGDVSRSAGNGASEVPTTNSDAGESSLHRRRRRTRRSVTNPLTTIITEPAVLLNNVEQFPTVCLCLF encoded by the exons ATGGGTCGAAATAGAGTATATGGAAGTTTAGAAGAGGCTCGTGCTGAGAAAAATCGAAGGAGCCGCGAGCAACGTGCTGCTGCTCGGCGTGGGACAAAGAATGATGCGCCATTAGGAGTGTGTACATTAGCTGTCATGGCTTTTAATATACATGACCCAAATGCTGTGAATCAGCCAAATATGGGCGTCGTTGAATCTTCATTAGGTTCGGGCTCAGTATTGCCATTTGCAGAGAACAATGCAGAGCACCTTCGAGCT GAAAATCAAGGAGATGTATCTAGGTCTGCTGGTAATGGTGCTAGCGAGGTTCCAACAACTAATTCAGATGCGGGTGAATCATCTTTGCATAGGCGACGTCGGCGTACAAGACGCTCTGTGACTAATCCATTGACCACAATAATTACAGAGCCTGCAGTATTGCTCAATAATGTAGAGCAATTTCCAACCGTATGTTTGTGCTTATTTTGA